One part of the Equus asinus isolate D_3611 breed Donkey chromosome 6, EquAss-T2T_v2, whole genome shotgun sequence genome encodes these proteins:
- the ASTL gene encoding LOW QUALITY PROTEIN: astacin-like metalloendopeptidase (The sequence of the model RefSeq protein was modified relative to this genomic sequence to represent the inferred CDS: deleted 1 base in 1 codon), with product MGGLWPWVLGLLSVPGLILGAPSASSCPGACEPSFSEGLAPEATQTSWDKDIPAINQGLIPEETPESSFLLEGDILRPSPFRLLSASSNKWPKNDGVVEVPFLLSSKYDQPSREVILEAFAEFERFTCIRFVAYQGQRDFISIIPMSGCFSGVGRSGGMQVVSLAPTCLQRGRGIVLHELMHVLGFWHEHARADRDRYIRVNWNEILPGFEINFIKSPNSNMLVPYDYSSVMHYGRLAFSRRGLPTITPLWAPSVHIGQRWNLSTSDITRVLRLYDCSPSGPDPRGRGFQAHSSGRSPTPASRPHLQRFLKALLAESSGSRAGGQRVAAGPGESLHGLEPPALRNFGVEASARPPQTPASSPRSRPGAGAPGIAPERSWQGQVPTVPPAPSLEAEDQPAPIQLLWGNPAQPGARVPGSHIRGTPRGRACGFYP from the exons ATGGGGGGCCTCTGGCCTTGGGTGCTGGGTCTGCTATCTGTTCCAG GTTTGATCCTAGGAGCACCCTCAGCCTCCAGCTGCCCAGGAGCCTGTGAGCCCAGCTTCTCAGAAGGTCTGGCCCCTGAGGCAACCCAGACGTCTTGGGACAAGGACATCCCTGCGATTAACCAAG ggCTCATCCCAGAGGAAACCCCAGAGAGCAGCTTCCTCCTCGAGGGGGACATCCTCCGGCCG aGTCCCTTCCGGCTGTTGTCGGCTTCCAGCAACAAGTGGCCCAAGAATGATGGGGTCGTGGAGGTCCCCTTCCTGCTCTCCAGCAAGTACG ACCAGCCCAGCCGCGAGGTCATCCTGGAGGCCTTCGCCGAGTTTGAACGCTTCACGTGCATCAGGTTTGTCGCCTACCAGGGCCAGAGAGACTTCATTTCCATCATCCCCATGTCTGG GTGCTTCTCGGGTGTGGGACGCAGTGGAGGGATGCAGGTGGTATCCTTGGCACCCACCTGTCTCCAGAGGGGCCGGGGCATTGTCCTGCATGAGCTCATGCACGTGCTGGGCTTCTGGCACGAGCATGCACGGGCTGACCGGGACCGCTATATCCGTGTCAACTGGAATGAGATCCTCCCAG GCTTTGAAATCAACTTCATCAAATCTCCGAACAGTAACATGCTGGTGCCCTATGACTACTCATCAGTGATGCACTATGGGAG GCTTGCCTTCAGTCGGCGTGGGCTGCCCACCATCACGCCGCTCTGGGCCCCCAGTGTCCACATTGGCCAGCGATGGAACCTCAGCACCTCGGACATCACACGGGTCCTCAGGCTTTATGACTGTAGCCCAAGTGGCCCCGACCCCCGTGGGAGAG GGTTCCAGGCCCACAGCAGTGGCAGGAGCCCCACTCCTGCCTCAAGACCACACCTGCAGAGGTTTCTGAAGGCattgttggcagaatccagtgGCTCCAGGGCTGGAGGACAGCGTGTCGCTGCAGGGCCTGGAGAGAGCCTACATGGGCTGGAGCCCCCTGCCCTGAGGAATTTCGGTGTGGAGGCCTCTGCAAGACCACCTCAGACCCCAGCTTCCTCCCCAAGGTCAAGGCCTGGAGCAGGTGCTCCTGGTATTGCTCCGGAGCGGTCCTGGCAGGGCCAAGTACCCACTGTACCCCCAGCCCCATCTCTAGAAGCAGAAGACCAGCCAGCACCTATCCAG CTGCTTTGGGGAAACCCAGCTCAGCCAGGAGCCAGAGTACCTGGAAGTCACATCAGGGGGACCCCCAGAGGTCGAGCCTGTGGCTTCTATCCCTGA
- the DUSP2 gene encoding dual specificity protein phosphatase 2, translated as MGLEAARELDCGALGALLREPREAERTLLLDCRPFLAFCRRHVRAARPVPWNALLRRRARGPPAAALACLLPDRALRARLARGELARVVVLDEGSASVAELAPDGPAHVLLAALLHETRAGPTAVCFLRGGFDGFQACCPDLCSESPVPALPPAAAENSRSDARAPFYDQGGPVEILPYLFLGSCSHSADLQGLQACGITAVLNVSASCPNHFEGLLHYKSIPVEDNQMVEISAWFQEAIGFIDSVKNSGGRVLVHCQAGISRSATICLAYLIQSRRVRLDEAFDFVKQRRGVISPNFSFMGQLLQFETQVLCH; from the exons ATGGGGCTGGAGGCGGCGCGCGAGCTGGACTGCGGGGCGCTGGGCGCGCTGCTGCGGGAGCCAAGGGAGGCCGAGCGCACGCTGCTGCTCGACTGCCGGCCCTTCCTGGCCTTCTGCCGGCGCCACGTGCGCGCCGCGCGGCCGGTGCCCTGGAACGCACTCCTGCggcgccgcgcgcgcggcccgcccgccgccgccctcGCCTGTCTGCTGCCCGACCGCGCGCTACGGGCGCGCCTGGCCCGCGGGGAGCTGGCGCGGGTCGTGGTGTTGGATGAAGGCAGCGCCTCGGTAGCCGAGCTCGCGCCCGACGGCCCGGCCCACGTGCTGCTCGCCGCGCTGCTGCACGAGACCCGCGCCGGGCCCACCGCCGTGTGCTTCCTGCGAG GAGGCTTCGATGGCTTCCAGGCCTGCTGTCCCGATCTGTGCTCCGAATCCCCCGTCCCGGCACTGCCGCCTGCTGCGGCCGAAAATAGCCGCTCCGACGCCAGGGCTCCCTTCTATGACCAG ggCGGCCCTGTGGAGATCTTGCCCTACCTGTTCCTGGGCAGCTGCAGCCACTCGGCAGACCTGCAGGGGCTGCAGGCTTGTGGCATCACAGCTGTGCTCAACGTCTCTGCCAGCTGCCCCAACCACTTTGAGGGCCTTTTGCACTACAAGAGCATCCCGGTGGAGGACAACCAGATGGTGGAGATCAGTGCCTGGTTCCAGGAGGCCATAGGCTTTATTG ACTCGGTGAAGAACAGCGGAGGCCGGGTGCTGGTACACTGCCAGGCGGGCATCTCGCGCTCCGCCACCATCTGCCTGGCCTACCTGATACAGAGCCGCCGCGTGCGGCTGGACGAGGCCTTCGACTTTGTTAAGCAACGCCGGGGAGTCATCTCTCCCAACTTCAGTTTCATGGGGCAGCTGCTACAGTTTGAGACTCAAGTGCTGTGTCACTGA
- the ADRA2B gene encoding alpha-2B adrenergic receptor — MDHQEPYSVQATAAIAAVITFLILFTIFGNALVILAVLTSRSLRAPQNLFLVSLAAADILVATLIIPFSLANELLGYWYFRRTWCEVYLALDVLFCTSSIVHLCAISLDRYWAVTRALEYNTKRTPRRIKCIILTVWLIAAVISLPPLIYKGDQGPQPRGRPQCKLNQEAWYILASSIGSFFAPCLIMILVYLRIYLIAKRSHLRGPRAKGGPGGGGSKQPHPVPAGASASAKLPTVASRLAAAGEASGHSEPTGEKEAETPEDSGTPALPPSWPALPSSGQDQKEGVCGASLEEEAEEEEEEEEEEEEGEEECEPQALPASPASACSPPLQQPQGSRVLATLRGQVLLGRGVGTAGAQWWRRRAQLTREKRFTFVLAVVIGVFVLCWFPFFFSYSLGAICPQHCKVPHGLFQFFFWIGYCNSSLNPVIYTIFNQDFRRAFRRILCRQWTQTAW, encoded by the coding sequence ATGGACCACCAGGAGCCCTACTCCGTGCAGGCCACTGCAGCCATTGCGGCGGTCATCACCTTCCTCATTCTCTTCACCATCTTTGGCAACGCGCTGGTCATCCTGGCTGTGTTGACGAGCCGCTCGCTGCGCGCCCCGCAGAACCTGTTCCTGGTGTCGCTGGCCGCTGCCGACATCCTGGTGGCCACACTCATCATCCCTTTCTCGTTGGCCAATGAGCTGCTGGGCTACTGGTACTTCCGGCGCACGTGGTGTGAGGTGTACCTGGCGCTCGACGTGCTCTTCTGTACCTCTTCCATCGTGCACCTGTGCGCCATCAGCCTGGACCGCTACTGGGCCGTGACGCGCGCGCTGGAGTACAACACCAAGCGCACCCCGCGCCGCATCAAGTGCATCATCCTCACCGTGTGGCTCATCGCAGCTGTCATCTCGCTGCCGCCCCTTATCTACAAGGGGGACCAGGGCCCCCAGCCGCGCGGGCGGCCGCAGTGCAAGCTCAACCAAGAGGCCTGGTATATCCTGGCCTCCAGCATCGGATCCTTCTTTGCACCCTGCCTCATCATGATCCTTGTCTACCTGCGCATCTACCTGATTGCTAAACGCAGCCACCTCAGAGGTCCCAGGGCCAAGGGAGGCCCTGGGGGAGGTGGGTCTAAGCAGCCCCACCCAGTCCCTGCAGGAGCTTCAGCCTCAGCCAAACTGCCCACTGTGGCCTCTCGTCTGGCTGCTGCCGGAGAGGCCAGTGGACACTCCGAGCCCactggggagaaggaggcagagacccCTGAAGATTCTGGGACCCCTGCCTTGCCCCCCAGCTGGCCTGCCCTTCCTAGTTCAGGCCAGGATCAGAAGGAAGGAGTTTGTGGGGCATCTCTGGAGGAGGAagctgaagaggaggaggaagaggaggaggaggaggaggagggggaggaagagtgTGAGCCTCAGGCGTTGCCAGCATCTCCTGCCTCAGCTTGCAGCCCACCCCTGCAGCAGCCACAGGGCTCCCGGGTGCTGGCGACCCTACGTGGCCAGGTGCTCCTGGGCAGGGGTGTGGGCACTGCAGGTGCGCagtggtggcggcggcgggcacAGCTGACTCGGGAGAAGCGGTTCACCTTCGTGCTGGCCGTGGTCATTGGCGTCTTCGTGCTCTGCTGGTTCCCCTTCTTCTTCAGCTACAGCCTGGGTGCCATCTGCCCCCAGCACTGCAAGGTGCCCCACGGCCTCTTCCAGTTCTTTTTCTGGATCGGCTACTGCAACAGCTCGCTGAACCCCGTCATCTACACGATCTTCAACCAGGACTTTCGCCGTGCCTTCCGAAGGATCCTTTGCCGCCAGTGGACCCAGACGGCATGGTGA